The Pseudomonas bijieensis DNA window ACCGACGGCCATGCCGCCGATCAGGTTGATGAACAGAATCAGCAGGCCGGCGATGGCGTCACCGCGCACGAACTTGCTGGCACCGTCCATGGAACCGTAGAACTCGGCTTCCTGGGCCACTTCCAGGCGACGCAGCTTGGCCTGGCTCTGGTCGATCAGGCCGGCGTTGAGATCGGCGTCGATCGCCATCTGCTTGCCCGGCATCGCATCGAGGGTGAAACGCGCGCTCACCTCGGAAATCCGCCCGGCGCCCTTGGTCACCACGACGAAGTTGATGATCATCAAGATGGCGAAGACCACGATACCGACCACGTAGTTACCGCCGATCACCACCTCACCGAAGGCCTGGATCACCTTACCGGCGGCAGCGTGCCCGTCCTGGCCGTGGAGCATGACCACCCGGGTGGACGCCACGTTCAGCGCCAGGCGCAACAGCGTGGCCACCAGCAGGATGGTCGGGAATACGGCGAAATCCAGCGGCCGCAGGGCGTATACGCACACCAGCAGCACGACAATCGACAGGGCGATGTTGAACGTGAAAAACACGTCCAGCAGGAACGGTGGTACCGGCAGCATCATCATGGCGAGCATGACCAGCAGCAACAGCGGCACGCCCAGATTACCCCGGCTGAGGTCTACGACATTGCTGCGCGCGGTGCTGAGTAACTGAGAGCGATCCACCAATATTCCCCGTTCCTGTGAAGCAAACTTTTGACGCCCTGGACGGGCGCAGACGGGGTATTGCAAGAAGCCTTCCAACTTGCAGTCAAGATTCGCAACGGCGTGCATTCATTCGGCGCGATGCACCCGGTGAATCACTGCGCTGTAAGTATTTGCGCCGGTGTGATTGGGCCAAAATTCAATTTCCAGCCCCTGACGTAACGCGCGCCCCGGAACATTTGCACACCATCGACTTCAACCTGGTCTTGATTGGCGTACATGAACACCACCATCGAAGAAGGCGCCTTGACGTCGGCCAAGGGCTCTTCAGGCGCGTTGATCTGGTGGCCCTCCATCACATTGAGCGCCCATTGAAACTGGATGATCGGAAGATCCGCGATCGTGATGATCTGCTTGGGATCCTCCCACCGAAAATCCGTGCGCGCGGCAAGCCTCAATTTCCCATCAAGGATCTGGAAAATCGGCTTGTGATAACGCCGCTCCAGCCCCCCACTCGACCATCCATCGAAATAACTATCAGGGTGGGTGAAGATACGGAACAGCGCCTCGTTATTACCGATCTTGCCGGCCTGACCAGCGAAGTAATCGTAGGAAATGTGATAAGCCAGGCCCTCCAATTCAGGCCGAATGGCATTGACCTCACCCTCCAGGTAATTGGGCACATACTTGTTCGCCGCGTCCCTGAAGCGCGCAAACTCGAGCATCAGGTCAAACGTGAACGCACAAGCGATGGCTCGTTCACCGGCATTGGCCTCGACCGCCCCTGACACGAAGTTCAGTTCCATGCCGCCGAGTTTTTTGTATTCGCGCATTGTCATGGCACACCCCTGGATTGAGTAGTCATCCAGAAGCATTACATTGCCATGGGAAGCGGCTGTCTACTGTCAGGACTGACAGGTACCGGGGATACCTGACGCCTATCGCAGGCCGTAGTACAGACCTTCCAAGCCGATCCAGGCACTCAATCGACGCCAATGTTTCTCTGCGCCAGCGTGACTCAGGAATCGCGCCGCAAATCCGGCGGAATCGGCAAGTCCTTGAGCGGCTCTGGACGCTTGCCTTTACCCGCGCGGTGCTGGCGGATCTGGTAGACATACGCCAGCACCTGGGCCACAGCCAGGTACAAGCCTCCAGGGATTTCCTGGTCGAGTTCGGTGGAGTAGTAGATCGACCGCGCCAACGCCGGGGATTCGAGCAGCATCACCTCGTTAGCCACGGCGATTTCACGAATCTTCAGCGCCAGGAAATCACTGCCCTTGGCCAGCAACACGGGGGCGTTGCCTTTTTCGGGGTCGTACTTGAGGGCGACGGCGTAGTGGGTCGGGTTGGTGATGACCACATCGGCATCGGGAATTGCCGCCATCATCCGCCGCTGGGAGACCTCGCGCTGCAACTGCCGGATCCGCTGCTTGACCTCCGGCTTGCCTTCCGAGTCCTTGTGCTCGTCGCGCACTTCCTGCTTGGTCATCATCAGCTTCTGCTTGCTCTGATACAGCTGGATCGGCACGTCGATGGCGGCGATCAGGATCAGGCCGCAAGCCATCCACAACGTGCTCCAGCCCACCAACTGCACGCTGTGGATAATCGCCTGCTCCAGCGGTTCGTGAGCAATGCGCAGCAGATCGTCGATATCGGCCTGCAACACTGTCAGCGCGACAAACAAGACCAGCAGGAACTTCCCGAAAGCCTTGAGCAACTCCATCAGCGCCGAGGTAGAAAACATGCGCTTGAGGCCTGCGGCCGGGTTCATTCGACTGAATTTGGGGGCCAGGCTACCGGCGGCGAACAACCAGCCGCCCAGTGAAATCGGGCCAATCACGGCGGCCAGCAGCAAACAGATCAGCACCGGCTGCACCGCCAGGATCGCGATCTTGCCCGAGTGCAGCAGATGCTGGGACATGGCGCCCGGGGAGAGCAGCACCTCACGGGGCAGGGAGAAATTCAGGCGCATGATTTCCAGCAGGTCCAGGGCCAACCCACCGCCATAGACCAGTAACCCGCCCGCCCCGGCCAGCATCACCGCCAGCGTGTTAAGTTCCTTGGACCGGGCAGTCTCACCCTTTTCCCGGGATTCGCGCAGGCGCTTTTCCGTGGGGTCTTCTGTCTTGTCCTGACCACTCTCGCTCTCGGCCATGGTTCAGCGTGCCTGCGCCATGTCGCGTAAAAGCTGCAAGGCCTGGGTGGCCAGCGGCTGATACTGGTTGAGGATATCCCCCAGGCTGACCCAGAAAATCACCATGCCCAGCACGAGGGTCAGCGGAAAGCCGATGGAGAAAATATTCAATTGCGGTGCCGCCCGGGTCATCACGCCAAAGGCGATGTTGACCACCAGCAACGCGGTGATCGCCGGCAATACCAGCACCATCGCCGCGCCCAGGACCCAGCCGAGCTTGCCGGCGATTTCCCAGAAATGATTGATCAGGAACGCATTGCCCACCGGCATGGTGGTAAAGCTCTCGGTCAAGACCTCGAAGACCACCAGATGCCCATTCATGGCGAGGAACAACAGGGTCACCAGCATCGTCAGGAACTGACCGATCACTGCCGTCGTCACGCCATTGGTGGGGTCGACCATGGACGCGAAGGCCATGCCCATCTGGATCGAAATGATTTGCCCAGCCACCACGAAGGCCTGGAAGAACAGCTGTAGCGAGAAGCCCATCAAGGCGCCGATGAGAATTTGCTCGGCCACCAGCATCAGTGCACTGAGGTCCAGGGCATGGACCGGCGGCATCGGCGGGAGCCCGGGCGCGATGACAACCGTGATCGCCAGGGCGAAATACAGGCGCACGCGCCGGGGCACAAGGGTCGTGCCGAAGACCGGCATGCTCATCAGCACCGCGGTGACGCGAAACAGCGGCAGGATGAACGATGCCACCCAGGAACTGATCTGAGTGTCCGTCAGCTCGAGCATCGACATGCGGTCAGCCGATCAACTGCGGAATACTGCCGTACAACTGCAGGATGTATTCCATGAAGGTTTGTACCATCCAGGGGCCGGCGACGATCAGCGTCACCAGCATCACCAACAGGCGTGGCAGGAAGCTCAAGGTCTGTTCGTTGATCTGGGTCGCGGCCTGGAACATCGCCACCAGCAACCCGACCAGGAGGCTGGGGATCACCAGGATGGCAACCATCATGGTCGTCAACCAGAGCGCTTCACGGAACAGGTCTACCGCTACTTCAGGCGTCATATCGTCCTACCCGCACAAAAGGCCTAAACACCGCCGAAACTGCCCGCCAGGGTACCGATGATCAACGCCCAGCCATCCACCAGCACAAACAGCATGATCTTGAACGGCAGGGAAATGATCAGCGGCGAGAGCATCATCATGCCCATGGCCATCAGTACGCTGGCGACCACCAGGTCGATGATCAGGAACGGGATGAAAATCATGAAGCCGATCTGGAAAGCGGTCTTGAGCTCGGAGGTCACGAACGCCGGCACCAGGATGGTCAATGGCGCCTGATCGGCACTGGGGATATCGGTGCGCTTGGACAGGCGCATGAACAGCTCCAGGTCGCTGCTGCGAGTCTGGGCCAGCATGAAATCCTTGATCGGCACTTCAGCCTTGGCCACGGCATCCTGAGCAGTGATTTTTTCCGCCAGGTAGGGTTGCAGCGCATCCTGGTTCACCCGGTCGAACACCGGCGCCATGATGAACATGGTCAGGAACAGCGCCATGCCAGTGAGGATCTGGTTCGAGGGGGTCTGTTGCAGGCCCAGGGCCTGGCGCAGGATCGAAAAGACAATGATGATCCGGGTGAAACTGGTCATCAGCATGACGAACGCCGGGATGAAACTCAGCGCGGTCATGATCAGCAGGATCTGCAGGCTGACCGAGTATTCCTGGGCCCCTTCGGCGTTGGTTCCGAGGGTGATCGCCGGAATCGACAGTGGATCGGCGGCAAACGCCAACGGTGCGGCCAGCATCAGGGCCAATGCCAACAGAATGCGCAACGGCATTACTTTTTATCCTTCTGGTCTTTACCCAACAGTTCCATGAGGCGCTGGGCAAACTCGGGACTTGCCTGCTCGGCGGAGGGCACCTGCACCGGCTCCTTGAGGACATGCAAGGCGGTAATGGTGCCCGGGCTCAGGCCTAGGAGAATCTGCTCGTTGCCGACCTGCACCAGCACCAGCCGGTCCCGCGGACCGAGCGCGCGGGAGCCGATGATGTCGATGACCTGGCCTTTGCCGGCTGGCCCGGCCTGCTGCACCCGACGCAGCATCCAGGCGAGGAAGAAGATCAAGCCCAGCACCAGCAGCAAACCCAGCACCAGCTGTGCCAGTTGCCCGGCCACGCCACTGCCGGCAGCCGGCGCAGCGGCGGCCGTGGCAACCGGTTCGGCCGCCAGCACGCTCAATGGCAGCATCGCGGCGGCTGCGAAGAAACCTTTCACTCAGCGCAGCTTCTTGATGCGTTCGCTCGGACTGATCACGTCCGTCAGGCGAATGCCGAACTTCTCGTTGACCACCACCACTTCGCCATGGGCGATCAAGGTACCGTTGACCAGCACGTCGAGTGGTTCGCCGGCCAGGCGGTCCAGCTCGATCACCGAGCCCTGGTTGAGCTGCAGCAGGTTGCGGATGTTGATGTCGGTGCTGCCCACTTCCATGGAAATCGACACCGGGATATCGAGGATCACATCCAGGTTCGGGCCATCGAGCGTTACCGGCTCATGACTCTTCGGCACGCTGCCAAATTCTTCCATCTGCAGGCGGCTGGACGCATGAGCGCCACTGTCGGCCGCCAGCAAGGCGTCGATGTCGGCTTGCCCGGCATCACCGGTTTCTTCCAGGGCTGCGGCCCATTCGTCGGCAAGCGCCTGGTCATCCTGGGTATTCATATCGTCAGCCATCATTTGTCCTCGGCGGGCAAAAATCAGTTAAAAACGTAAAATCCGTTACAAACTCAAGGGGTTCGACCCCGCTCAGCGGCGTTCGATCGGCTCGATCACCTGCAACGCCAGGTTGCCTTTGTGAGAGCCCATCTTGACCTTGAAGGCCGGTACGCCATTGGCGCGCATGATCATGTCTTCCGGCATCTCGACGGGGATGATGTCACCCGGCTGCATGTGCAGGATGTCCCGCAGGCGCAGTTGGCGCCGGGCAACCGTCGCGCCGATCGGCACGTCGACATCCAGCACATCCTGGCGCAGCGCATTGATCCAGCGCTCGTCCTGGTCGTCGAGGTCCGACTGGAAACCGGCATCGAGCATTTCTCGCACCGGCTCGATCATCGAGTACGGCATGGTCACGTGCAGGTCGCCGCCACCGCCATCGAGCTCGATGTGGAAGGTCGAGACCACGATGGCCTCGCTCGGGCCGACGATGTTGGCCATGGCCGGGTTCACTTCCGAGTTGATGTACTCGAAGTTCACTTCCATGATCGCTTGCCAGGCTTCCTTCAAGTCGACGAAAGCCTGCTCCAGCACCATGCGCACGACCCGCAGCTCGGTCGGGGTGAATTCACGCCCCTCGATCTTGGCGTGACGACCGTCGCCGCCGAAGAAGTTGTCCACCAGCTTGAACACCAGCTTGGCGTCAAGAATGAACAATGCGGTGCCGCGCAACGGCTTGATCTTCACCAGGTTGAGGCTGGTAGGCACGTACAGCGAGTGCACGTACTCACCGA harbors:
- the flhB gene encoding flagellar biosynthesis protein FlhB; its protein translation is MAESESGQDKTEDPTEKRLRESREKGETARSKELNTLAVMLAGAGGLLVYGGGLALDLLEIMRLNFSLPREVLLSPGAMSQHLLHSGKIAILAVQPVLICLLLAAVIGPISLGGWLFAAGSLAPKFSRMNPAAGLKRMFSTSALMELLKAFGKFLLVLFVALTVLQADIDDLLRIAHEPLEQAIIHSVQLVGWSTLWMACGLILIAAIDVPIQLYQSKQKLMMTKQEVRDEHKDSEGKPEVKQRIRQLQREVSQRRMMAAIPDADVVITNPTHYAVALKYDPEKGNAPVLLAKGSDFLALKIREIAVANEVMLLESPALARSIYYSTELDQEIPGGLYLAVAQVLAYVYQIRQHRAGKGKRPEPLKDLPIPPDLRRDS
- the fliR gene encoding flagellar biosynthetic protein FliR; protein product: MSMLELTDTQISSWVASFILPLFRVTAVLMSMPVFGTTLVPRRVRLYFALAITVVIAPGLPPMPPVHALDLSALMLVAEQILIGALMGFSLQLFFQAFVVAGQIISIQMGMAFASMVDPTNGVTTAVIGQFLTMLVTLLFLAMNGHLVVFEVLTESFTTMPVGNAFLINHFWEIAGKLGWVLGAAMVLVLPAITALLVVNIAFGVMTRAAPQLNIFSIGFPLTLVLGMVIFWVSLGDILNQYQPLATQALQLLRDMAQAR
- the fliQ gene encoding flagellar biosynthesis protein FliQ, with amino-acid sequence MTPEVAVDLFREALWLTTMMVAILVIPSLLVGLLVAMFQAATQINEQTLSFLPRLLVMLVTLIVAGPWMVQTFMEYILQLYGSIPQLIG
- the fliP gene encoding flagellar type III secretion system pore protein FliP (The bacterial flagellar biogenesis protein FliP forms a type III secretion system (T3SS)-type pore required for flagellar assembly.); amino-acid sequence: MPLRILLALALMLAAPLAFAADPLSIPAITLGTNAEGAQEYSVSLQILLIMTALSFIPAFVMLMTSFTRIIIVFSILRQALGLQQTPSNQILTGMALFLTMFIMAPVFDRVNQDALQPYLAEKITAQDAVAKAEVPIKDFMLAQTRSSDLELFMRLSKRTDIPSADQAPLTILVPAFVTSELKTAFQIGFMIFIPFLIIDLVVASVLMAMGMMMLSPLIISLPFKIMLFVLVDGWALIIGTLAGSFGGV
- the fliO gene encoding flagellar biosynthetic protein FliO, giving the protein MKGFFAAAAMLPLSVLAAEPVATAAAAPAAGSGVAGQLAQLVLGLLLVLGLIFFLAWMLRRVQQAGPAGKGQVIDIIGSRALGPRDRLVLVQVGNEQILLGLSPGTITALHVLKEPVQVPSAEQASPEFAQRLMELLGKDQKDKK
- the fliN gene encoding flagellar motor switch protein FliN, with protein sequence MADDMNTQDDQALADEWAAALEETGDAGQADIDALLAADSGAHASSRLQMEEFGSVPKSHEPVTLDGPNLDVILDIPVSISMEVGSTDINIRNLLQLNQGSVIELDRLAGEPLDVLVNGTLIAHGEVVVVNEKFGIRLTDVISPSERIKKLR
- the fliM gene encoding flagellar motor switch protein FliM, producing the protein MAVQDLLSQDEIDALLHGVDDGLVQTENAAEPGSVKSYDLTSQDRIVRGRMPTLEMINERFARYTRISMFNMLRRSADVAVGGVQVMKFGEYVHSLYVPTSLNLVKIKPLRGTALFILDAKLVFKLVDNFFGGDGRHAKIEGREFTPTELRVVRMVLEQAFVDLKEAWQAIMEVNFEYINSEVNPAMANIVGPSEAIVVSTFHIELDGGGGDLHVTMPYSMIEPVREMLDAGFQSDLDDQDERWINALRQDVLDVDVPIGATVARRQLRLRDILHMQPGDIIPVEMPEDMIMRANGVPAFKVKMGSHKGNLALQVIEPIERR